From the genome of Leptodactylus fuscus isolate aLepFus1 chromosome 1, aLepFus1.hap2, whole genome shotgun sequence, one region includes:
- the AGA gene encoding N(4)-(beta-N-acetylglucosaminyl)-L-asparaginase, which produces MEGGGSPVLYMLAAQLYAVYSQPQLPLVITTWPFHSATQAAWKVLARGGSPLDAVEKGCAQCEIDQCDGTVGYGGSPDESGETTLDAMIMNGNTMEVGAVANLRRIKNAIGVARAVMEHTKHTFLVGESASLFAESMGFVCEDLTTNRSFSIYSKWLTQQCQPNFWKNVTPDPAKSCGPYKPVRGLPEGKTSSLQKEVDLHSHDTIGMIAVDGSGNVATGTSTNGASHKIPGRVGDSPMIGAGSYADSSVGGAAATGDGDTMMRFLPSYQAVENMRMGADPTAACQKAIAKIQKHVPVFFGAIICANRTGSYGAACSKAPGFTQFHYSVFKPGRSQPLEEVVDCQ; this is translated from the exons ATGGAGGGCGGCGGCTCCCCGGTGCTGTACATGTTGGCGGCTCAGCTGTACGCGGTGTACTCGCAGCCCCAGCTGCCCCTGGTCATCACTACATGGCCCTTCCACAGCGCGACACAAGCAG CTTGGAAAGTGCTAGCGAGAGGTGGCTCTCCATTGGATGCGGTTGAGAAGGGCTGTGCCCAGTGTGAAATTGACCAGTGTGATGGCACGGTGGGATATGGAGGAAGCCCTGATGAATCTGGAGAAACTACACTGGATGCAATGATCATGAATGG caacacaatggAAGTTGGTGCAGTAGCCAATCTTCGAAGGATAAAAAACGCCATTGGTGTGGCCAGAGCTGTCATGGAGCACACAAAGCACACCTTTCTAGTGGGGGAATCTG CTTCCTTGTTTGCTGAGAGTATGGGTTTTGTGTGTGAAGACTTAACCACCAACAGATCATTCTCCATTTACTCTAAATGGCTCACTCAGCAGTGTCAGCCAAACTTCTGGAAG AATGTGACTCCAGATCCTGCAAAATCCTGTGGCCCTTATAAACCTGTTAGAGGTTTACCAGAAGGAAAAACATCCTCTTTACAGAAAGAAGTGGATTTGCACAGCCATGATACAATTG GAATGATCGCAGTTGATGGAAGTGGAAATGTTGCCACTGGAACCTCCACAAATGGAGCATCTCATAAAATCCCTGG ACGGGTGGGAGACTCGCCAATGATTGGAGCCGGATCTTATGCGGACAGTTCAGTTGGAGGAGCAGCAGCCACTGGAGATGGGGACACCATGATGAGATTCTTACCAAG TTATCAAGCTGTAGAGAACATGAGGATGGGAGCAGACCCCACCGCTGCATGTCAGAAGGCTATTGCTAAGATTCAGAAACATGTCCCAGTCTTTTTTGGGGCCATCATCTGTGCCAACAGGACAGGAAGTTATG